CCCGACGAACTGCTTGATGGACTCCTCGCGGTAGCCCTGCTCGGTGAGGTACTCCGTGGCAGTGCTGATGAAGTCGAAGTCGGAGTCGAGGGTGACACAGACGCCCTCCACGACGGTCGCGACGCGCAGGACCAGCGCGAGGTTGGCGGGCAGCCGGAACGGGAACTCGTAGATGGAGTCCTCGATCTGGGCGATGATCTGGTTGACGCGGTACTGCTCGATGTCGTCACCGCGGGCGTCCGCGATGGCGAGTTCCATCACCTCGCCCATGACCTGGCGGTCGGCGCTGGGCGAGAGCGTCCCGATGGCGATGAGGGAGTCGAGGATGCCGTCGATGTCCTGGTTGGCGACGGCGATGTAGAACTCGACGATCTTCTCCTGGACGAACGAGTCGACCCGGCCCGACATGCCGAAGTCGTAGAAGATGATGGAGCCGTCGTCCTGGACCGCGAGGTTCCCCGGGTGCGGGTCGGCGTGGAAGACGCCGTCCTCGATGATCATCTTCAGGTAGGCGCGCTGGAGCGTCTCGGCGACCTCGCTCCGGTCGATGCCCTTCTCGTCGAGGTCGTCGATGTCGTTGATCTTCGTCCCCGTGACGTAGTGCATCGTGAGCACGCGCGGCCCGGAGTAGCCCGCGAGCACCTCCGGGATGACGATGTCGTCGTCCTCGGCGAAGTTGCTCCGGATCTCGTTGAGCATCCGGGCCTCGCGCTGGTAGTCCATCTCCTCGCGGATGGTCTTCGCGAACTCGTCGGCGAGGTTCTCCAGCGAGAACGCCCGGGCCTCGCCCACGAAGCGCATGAGGAACGGGAGCGACCACTTGATGACGGTGAGGTCAGCGTTCACCAGCGACTCGATGCCCGGCCGGCGGATCTTGACGGCGACCTCCTCGCCGTCGACCCGGGCGCGGTACACCTGCCCGAGGCTCGCCCCGCTGATGGGGTCGTTGT
This window of the Haloarchaeobius amylolyticus genome carries:
- a CDS encoding ABC1 kinase family protein; protein product: MVTLVSLRAYWRFFVVARQFLPLLLAYARDRRKYLLFGGKRQVDRETRVYRAERLLDSLLTLGPTFIKLGQLLSTRPDILPPEYIDVLSSLQDDVPAAPWEEARVVIEDELGPVDEVYDEFDNDPISGASLGQVYRARVDGEEVAVKIRRPGIESLVNADLTVIKWSLPFLMRFVGEARAFSLENLADEFAKTIREEMDYQREARMLNEIRSNFAEDDDIVIPEVLAGYSGPRVLTMHYVTGTKINDIDDLDEKGIDRSEVAETLQRAYLKMIIEDGVFHADPHPGNLAVQDDGSIIFYDFGMSGRVDSFVQEKIVEFYIAVANQDIDGILDSLIAIGTLSPSADRQVMGEVMELAIADARGDDIEQYRVNQIIAQIEDSIYEFPFRLPANLALVLRVATVVEGVCVTLDSDFDFISTATEYLTEQGYREESIKQFVGDTRDQAWESAQSMLRVPPKLENTLDRAQRGNLTVQIELNDSAGTLDKLAKRLVYALFFAFGLVSSSVLYAAGGVWEVRAAAVIAVFSLFTLVGLYLSFRTKKGIRAQPQFTRQNLRERRGNE